The genomic segment TTTAAAGCTCTTGGAAAGGATGTTTCTCCATTTTTATTAAACTTAGAGGATGTAAGAAAGGTTGAAAGGTTTAGGGATGTGATTGGGAGTGTTTTATAGTGAATCGTCAACCTGACCAACAAGTGGTGTGAAATCCGCGATTATATCAAGCCGGCCAGATAAGATAAATAATTGCCACTACTAGTAGCCAGTTTTGTTTTAGGAAGGTTTTCATGTACTAATTGTACTATAAATTCGTGGATTTTAGTAAATTTGCGGTGATCTTACAGTAAGTCGCTCATATGCAAATCTTCTATCAGCTTGTCGTAGTTATACGCATATTCCAGTTTTTGAGCTTCTGTAAACGAAAACCAGCCAAACTGTGCGACTTCACTTTCTTGGGGAACTATTTTCCCTTTGCCGATGCCTATGAAAATATATGTGTCTGGATCTACAAAGGTAATTGGCTTAAAGACCTTTGTGATTGTAAATTTTAGGCCAACTTCCTCTTTGGCACCTCTGACAACGGCAATATCTGGGGATTCGCCTTCTTCGACAGTCTCATTTATGGGATTCCATTTCCCGGGTTCAGAATAGTCTGTTAGTGGTCGTTGAGTTAGTAATATCTTTCCATTTTTTATTATGACTCCGCATGCATGTAATTCTTTCATGGTCTATTATAGCATTATATTTTGTTTTTCTCACTAGCTCTAACATACATATACATTGTACACAATCACATATTATTATGAATCCCGCATACTTTTGCCATTTTCAAGTTCGTCCATTAAAGCAGGAGTTATTTCTTTAAGCAATGTATGCCAATCTAAACCAGGAAATTGCATCTCTGGCTCTATATAACTCCAGTACCAAAGCCGAGGTTCGTCGCCCGCCCCTATGTAAATGATGTGTCCAGGTCTTGGAATACATGGTCCTTCTCTGTCGGGAATATATTCGCCTGTTTCAATATTTCTAACTGGCTCAATATGGAAGGATTCAGAGTCTACAAGTTTAAGGTTGGGCTGGGTACCGATCCATTTACCGTTAGGAAAATACATTCTGACTATTGCCCATTCATAGCCGGCTGCAGAAAAATGACCAATACATCTTGTTATACAGAGTGGTTTTTCACGAAATGATGTTTCCGAGTCAAATTTCTTGGAGGTCGCAAGATTATCCCATTGGATTGTTCTTCCAATAGTATAGTAATCGGGGTGTGGTAAACCATCATTTGAAAAAGGGGCTGTAGTAATTTCTATGGACATATGGTTTAGGCTTAACGCTTAATGAAGTATGATACTATGGGGTGGACTGATTGTCAATGGTAAAAGTTATTATATCTTTCTCCACTCGCGGCTATATTTTAGCCAAGAAGAAGTTTAAGCTCTTCGTATAGTTTATCGTTTAGCTCAAGTTTTCCTGATTTTAGGCAGGCCTGCCTAAGTTTTTGCGATTGCTCTCCTGGATAAAATATCTCTTTTACGCCTTTTTGCTTTGGAGAATTCTTAACTTCATTTATTAAAGATTCAACATCAGCTTTAAAGTCTTTTATGGATCGAAATATGGTTGGATCTATAAGAATAAAGAAAGAACCCCAGCCGCCTTTAATATTGTAACCGCATCGGGAGGTTGTTAATGCTCCCCCAAGGATTTCCACAATAAATGCGATTCCCGAGCCCTTGTGATCGGCAATAGGTAGTAACCCACCTTCCATTGATGCTTCGGGACTATTTGTTGGGTTCCCGTCTTTATCGATTGCAACGTTATCGGGTATTTCCTTTCCTTCGGCCTTTGCGAGAAGTAAGTGACCCCATGTTATTTTGCTTGACGACATGTCTAATATCAAAGGTATCCCGTTTGTTGGAATTCCAACGGTAAATGGATTTGTTCCAAAGATTTCTTTTATTGAGCTAAATGGTACAAGTCCACCCGGTGAGTTATTGAACCCGATAAAAATAATGTTATTTTCGGTGGCTTTGCGTGCATACTGTCCGATTAATCCCGAAATTGGTGCTGTATTTGTTACCCCAACGGCAACAATTCCAGATTCTTTTACTTTGTTAAGTCCTAATTCAAGTGCTTTATTTATAACATAAAGGCCTGGTTTCTTTTGTCCGTTAACTAATATTGATACGGGTGTTTCTTTTTCTATAAA from the Candidatus Dojkabacteria bacterium genome contains:
- a CDS encoding NUDIX hydrolase; its protein translation is MKELHACGVIIKNGKILLTQRPLTDYSEPGKWNPINETVEEGESPDIAVVRGAKEEVGLKFTITKVFKPITFVDPDTYIFIGIGKGKIVPQESEVAQFGWFSFTEAQKLEYAYNYDKLIEDLHMSDLL
- a CDS encoding Ldh family oxidoreductase, whose protein sequence is MIISIKEATDLGTKILTKTGFSEEEAQYCIENCLEGELTNKKTHGFIRIPVLIEKVQQGKIIVGGKDIFIEKETPVSILVNGQKKPGLYVINKALELGLNKVKESGIVAVGVTNTAPISGLIGQYARKATENNIIFIGFNNSPGGLVPFSSIKEIFGTNPFTVGIPTNGIPLILDMSSSKITWGHLLLAKAEGKEIPDNVAIDKDGNPTNSPEASMEGGLLPIADHKGSGIAFIVEILGGALTTSRCGYNIKGGWGSFFILIDPTIFRSIKDFKADVESLINEVKNSPKQKGVKEIFYPGEQSQKLRQACLKSGKLELNDKLYEELKLLLG